Sequence from the [Bacteroides] pectinophilus genome:
CTCATCAGGCTCTCCGCCGACAATCTCATTTTCCTTTTTATCCATATTGAGCAGGATATTCAGCTCATCAAGTCGGGCAGTTTTTGCCCTCAATTCTTCCTCCTTTGCAAACGGCTTTTCGATTTCCTGCTTCGCTGTTTCAAACTGCTTTTCCGTATTTTCAAGACTGTTTTTCGTATCAGCAAGTGCTTCCTCAAAGCGTTCAATACCGTTATCTATTCTCACGATATTACCGTGAGCGTCGTCGCCAAGCGGTACATCTCTGCTTGTTTCGCCTTTTAATTTCACAACATAATTACGCTGCACCGTATCAAAATACAGTTCCATTTGAAAGCCACGGTACTCGCCAAGTGGTATCGCATCGGGACTATTCATTGACTTGCAGGCATTGATGATTGCCTGACCTGCTTCGGCTTTTTCGGAATAAGAAACACCCGATACCATCATTCCAAGCGGCTGCTCGTCTGTCGGTTTCGGGTGTAATTTTGCTGTTTCAACATCTTTGGTAAGTCCCTCTACACGGGATTTCAAGTAAGCAATCTGCTGTGGGTAGAACTTGATGACCTTATCCTCCAGTCCGTATTTCTCCGATAAGAAATTGGATTTTAACATCTTCAGCTTCTGCACCTGAATGTCTAAGTCCATCTTTTCTTTGATATATGGATTACCTGTTGCAAGCATTTTTATCTCCGCATAGGACAGTGCAGTTTCATCAATATCCTCTGCCGACCTGACCGGAGATTTGCTCGTCATAATCTGACTTGCGAACTTCTGCTTACCTTCCACAAGCTGATAGAGGTATGCATCAAAGGTCTGCTCTGTTACATAGCGGTAAATATCTACCTGCGGATTTTCATTGCCCTGACGGACAATTCTACCGGAACGCTGCTCCAAATCTGAAGGTCGCCACGGACAATCCACGTCGTGAAGTGCAATAAGTTTGTCTTGCACGTTCGTCCCGGCACCCATCTTCTGAGTAGAGCCAAGAAGCACCCTGACTTCTCCCTTGCGGGTCTTTTGGAACAGTTCTTTTTTCTTCATATCCGTGTCGGCTTCGTGTATGAACTTCACTTCACTTTCAGGAATACCTCTCTCAATCAGCTTCTTTCTGATGTCGTTATAGACGGAAAATGTTCCGTCATTCTTCGGCGTGGAAAGGTCACAAAACACAAGCTGTGCAGATTTCTTGTCGGCATTTTCTTTCCATATCCGATAGATGTTATCAACGCAGGCATTGATTTTACTGCCCTCAAAATCAGGCAGCATGTCGTTTAGCATACGCTGGTCAAGAGCCAGTTTTCTTCCGTCATTCGTGATTTTCAGCATATTATCTACGCTTGAATCCACACCGCCGCCACGCACCTGCTCGGCTCTCTCTGCAAGGGAAGCAACCATTTCCTTCTGCATTTCCGACGGCTTTACTGCAATGTTATGGTACTTTGCTTCCGGTACTGGCAGGTTCAACATATCTGCTGTTTTAATGTCCGCTATCTCCTTGAACATCGCCATTAGTTCAGGCAAGTTATAGAATTTTGCGAACCTTGTCTTTGCTCTGTATCCCGTTCCTTCCGGTGTAAGTTCCACTGCTGTAATGGTTTCTCCGAAAGTGGAAGCCCAGGCATCAAAGTGCTGCAACCCGTTTTTCACAAGCGTGTTGTACTGCAAATATCGCTGTATCGTATAGAGTTCCACCATACTGTTTGAGATAGGTGTACCCGTTGCGAATACGGTTCCTCGTCCTCCGGTAATCTCGTCAAGGTAACGACACTTCATAAAGAGGTCGGAAGATTTCTGTGCTTCCGTCTGTGCGATACCACCCACATTACGCATTTTTGTATAAAGATAAAGGTTCTTGTAATAATGGCTTTCATCAACAAAAAGCCTGTCTACACCAAGTTCCTCAAAGGTTACAACATCATCTTTTTTCGTCTGGTCATTGAGTTTATCAAGTTTCTGCTTGATAGATTTCTTTGACTTTTCAAGCTGCTTTATGGAGAAGTTTTCCCCTCGATTTCGCTTGAGTTCTGCAATTCCTCCCGTTATCTCCTCAAGCTGCTGTTCTAAGATTGCCCTCTGTCTTTCAATGGACATTGGGATTTTCTCAAACTGTGAATGTCCGATGATAACTGCGTCATAATCTCCGGTTGCAATCCTGCCACAGAACTTTTTACGGTTCTTGGTTTCAAAATCTTTCTTTGTTGCGACAAGGATATTCGCCGCCGGATAGAGTTGCAAATACTCAGCCGCCCATTGTTCGGTCAAGTGATTTGGTACAACAAACAGTGACTTGTTACAAAGTCCAAGCCTTTTCGACTCCTGTGCTGCCGCTACCATTTCAAAAGTTTTTCCTGCTCCGACTGCGTGTGCAAGAAGCGTATTTCCTCCGTAAAGAATATGGGCAACCGCATTTTTCTGATGTTCCCTGAGTTCAATTTCAGGGTTCATACCATTGAAGATGATATGACTTCCATCATACTCACGAGGTCTGACGCTATTGAATTTCTCATTATAGGATTTGCAAAGTCTTTCCCTTCGTTCAGGGTCAGACCATATCCAGTCCTGAAATTCCTGCTTAATCATTTCCTGCTTCGACTGAGCAATCGCTGTTTCCTTTTTGTTCAGGACAGCCTTCTTCTTTCCCTCATCATCTTCGATATAATCAAAGATACGCACATCTTTTAAGTTCAGCGTTTCCTCGATAATCTTATAGGCATTGATGCGGGAAGTTCCGTAAGTGTTATATGCCCTTACATTTCCTTTGTCATAGGATTTGCCCTCAATATTCCACTCACTCGTAAATGGGGAGAAGTGAACTTTGATATTCCACTGTGCATAGCGTGGTGTTTCAAGCAAATGAAAGATAAACTCCTGCACATCGTCCGGTGGCAGCCAAGTTGCACCAAGTCGCACGGAAATTTCACTTGCAGTCAGGTCTTTCGGTTGCACCTTTTGAAGTGCTTCTACATTGACCTTATAATCTTCCGGATAGAGTTCTGCCGACTTCTTTGCAATCCTCAGCTTTTCCCTGACATTACCCGAAAGGTATTCATCAGCCATCAGATACTTCGGTTCGTAAGAATTTCCATACTCATAAAGCGGGTTTAGGAAGATAACACCCTTTAAGTCCTCAAAGATTTCATTCTCCGATTTACCGGAAAGCTCCATCATATAGTCCATATCAATCGTGGCTTTTTCTCCAAGAGATACCGCCAACGCTTCGCTTGCCGTATCAACAGAAGTAACCGGAGTATGCGGCTTAATTGTCCTCTTAGAAAACATATCAGCCTTCTTTACCGATGCCTTTCGTAATCGTAATACCTTTTCCATCGTGGCTCTCATCAATGCCTGCCCCGATTATGACGGGATAAG
This genomic interval carries:
- a CDS encoding DEAD/DEAH box helicase family protein produces the protein MEKVLRLRKASVKKADMFSKRTIKPHTPVTSVDTASEALAVSLGEKATIDMDYMMELSGKSENEIFEDLKGVIFLNPLYEYGNSYEPKYLMADEYLSGNVREKLRIAKKSAELYPEDYKVNVEALQKVQPKDLTASEISVRLGATWLPPDDVQEFIFHLLETPRYAQWNIKVHFSPFTSEWNIEGKSYDKGNVRAYNTYGTSRINAYKIIEETLNLKDVRIFDYIEDDEGKKKAVLNKKETAIAQSKQEMIKQEFQDWIWSDPERRERLCKSYNEKFNSVRPREYDGSHIIFNGMNPEIELREHQKNAVAHILYGGNTLLAHAVGAGKTFEMVAAAQESKRLGLCNKSLFVVPNHLTEQWAAEYLQLYPAANILVATKKDFETKNRKKFCGRIATGDYDAVIIGHSQFEKIPMSIERQRAILEQQLEEITGGIAELKRNRGENFSIKQLEKSKKSIKQKLDKLNDQTKKDDVVTFEELGVDRLFVDESHYYKNLYLYTKMRNVGGIAQTEAQKSSDLFMKCRYLDEITGGRGTVFATGTPISNSMVELYTIQRYLQYNTLVKNGLQHFDAWASTFGETITAVELTPEGTGYRAKTRFAKFYNLPELMAMFKEIADIKTADMLNLPVPEAKYHNIAVKPSEMQKEMVASLAERAEQVRGGGVDSSVDNMLKITNDGRKLALDQRMLNDMLPDFEGSKINACVDNIYRIWKENADKKSAQLVFCDLSTPKNDGTFSVYNDIRKKLIERGIPESEVKFIHEADTDMKKKELFQKTRKGEVRVLLGSTQKMGAGTNVQDKLIALHDVDCPWRPSDLEQRSGRIVRQGNENPQVDIYRYVTEQTFDAYLYQLVEGKQKFASQIMTSKSPVRSAEDIDETALSYAEIKMLATGNPYIKEKMDLDIQVQKLKMLKSNFLSEKYGLEDKVIKFYPQQIAYLKSRVEGLTKDVETAKLHPKPTDEQPLGMMVSGVSYSEKAEAGQAIINACKSMNSPDAIPLGEYRGFQMELYFDTVQRNYVVKLKGETSRDVPLGDDAHGNIVRIDNGIERFEEALADTKNSLENTEKQFETAKQEIEKPFAKEEELRAKTARLDELNILLNMDKKENEIVGGEPDEGEAVGGRKEKSYER